From Paenibacillus physcomitrellae, the proteins below share one genomic window:
- a CDS encoding ATP-dependent nuclease yields the protein MKLSKLTIRNFKGIKELSINVENITVIIGPNNCSKSTILQALKLFGSSDKKIDSKYYFRHNTSLPISFHATFTDISLEEAEMHGIRASMHSDSHNFIVRAVYNFGEDVKRAAKTTGSLEHDLEDAGWDGKLGGGNNSSHFVSVFPEVIYIPAVKNASDELKNSSDNMKTLTTLYKDIIHSLDEYSVAEEKTKKLQEKINQHDDEKIKYFESEVQTFLNDVTSTKINFKVDVQPMDEIVSTSVSPFFNYNGIETGIDFQGNGVQRTFIVSILKGFRKFKSKYPSDKKEQSLYKRSLIVAIEEPELYLHPQIAKVFKDTLYSLADDNLFQVIATSHSPNFIDLSKPNRTLAKLSLDKNKLVSVAQVSSDIYGMETDDIERFQALLKFNPYVNEVFFADHAILVEGDTEVVAFKVIGEKLVSDGLLSQEVLNRTTVINCAGKPTMYVIMNILNNFNISYTVVHDFDITEYNSKKQRRGVPALKSVITINHKLEKLALARGNKKYVFQYTFESEMPDGYEKGTSKSFSAYEFLKEKELYQLPQRFMSIVKSAFGLETDNPLDHSVDTLLPKYQKDDWTELEQAIKEWQAPMVEEYMKIFWVDQMVAAGEETKE from the coding sequence TTGAAGCTGTCAAAACTAACAATAAGAAACTTTAAAGGAATCAAAGAGTTAAGTATCAATGTGGAAAATATAACTGTGATAATTGGCCCAAACAATTGTAGTAAAAGTACAATATTGCAAGCATTAAAGTTATTCGGTTCAAGCGATAAGAAGATCGACTCCAAATACTATTTTAGACACAACACCTCGCTACCAATTTCATTTCATGCGACATTTACAGATATCTCATTAGAAGAGGCAGAAATGCATGGTATCCGTGCTTCTATGCATTCCGATTCTCATAATTTCATTGTTCGTGCAGTTTATAATTTTGGTGAAGATGTAAAAAGAGCCGCAAAAACCACGGGCTCCCTTGAACATGATCTAGAGGACGCTGGTTGGGACGGAAAATTAGGCGGTGGAAATAATTCTTCACATTTTGTCAGTGTTTTCCCTGAAGTGATTTATATTCCAGCTGTGAAAAATGCTAGTGATGAACTAAAAAATAGTTCGGATAATATGAAGACTTTAACAACACTCTATAAAGATATCATCCACTCACTTGATGAGTATTCAGTTGCAGAAGAGAAAACAAAAAAGCTTCAAGAGAAAATAAATCAGCATGATGATGAGAAAATAAAGTATTTTGAGTCCGAAGTCCAAACCTTCCTTAATGATGTAACATCTACAAAAATAAACTTCAAAGTTGACGTCCAACCTATGGATGAGATTGTAAGCACGAGTGTTAGCCCCTTCTTTAACTATAACGGTATAGAAACAGGTATAGATTTTCAAGGGAACGGGGTTCAACGCACCTTTATTGTTTCAATACTCAAAGGATTTAGGAAATTTAAAAGTAAATATCCGTCTGATAAAAAAGAACAATCACTGTACAAGAGGTCTCTAATAGTAGCAATTGAGGAGCCTGAATTGTACCTTCATCCTCAAATTGCAAAGGTATTCAAAGATACGTTGTATTCACTTGCTGACGATAATTTATTCCAAGTAATCGCAACTTCACATTCTCCTAATTTTATAGATTTATCAAAGCCAAATAGGACATTGGCAAAACTGTCATTAGATAAAAATAAACTGGTTAGTGTAGCACAAGTTAGCTCAGATATTTATGGTATGGAAACAGATGATATAGAACGTTTTCAAGCTTTGTTAAAGTTTAATCCATATGTTAACGAAGTGTTTTTTGCAGATCACGCAATTTTGGTTGAAGGTGACACAGAAGTTGTTGCTTTTAAAGTTATTGGTGAAAAGCTTGTGAGTGACGGATTATTGTCACAAGAAGTACTTAACAGAACAACCGTGATAAATTGCGCAGGTAAACCCACTATGTATGTAATTATGAATATACTAAACAATTTCAATATTAGTTATACAGTTGTACACGACTTTGATATAACAGAATATAATTCTAAAAAACAACGAAGAGGTGTCCCTGCATTAAAATCAGTCATCACGATCAATCACAAATTAGAGAAGTTGGCACTAGCCAGAGGTAATAAAAAATATGTTTTTCAGTATACATTTGAATCTGAGATGCCTGATGGTTATGAAAAAGGAACATCTAAATCTTTCTCAGCTTATGAATTCCTAAAGGAAAAAGAGTTGTATCAGTTGCCTCAAAGATTTATGAGCATAGTAAAAAGTGCCTTTGGCTTAGAGACGGACAACCCTCTTGACCATTCAGTCGATACTCTATTACCGAAATATCAAAAAGATGATTGGACCGAACTAGAACAGGCAATCAAAGAATGGCAAGCTCCGATGGTCGAAGAGTATATGAAGATATTTTGGGTAGATCAAATGGTTGCGGCCGGTGAAGAAACTAAAGAGTAA
- a CDS encoding DNA cytosine methyltransferase, whose amino-acid sequence MSYPTISLFSGAMGLDLGLESAGLEIRVAQDYDKWCEKTAIANNKNFVFGDIKELIQEDPSCSFLLRKADLRAEEVFAVVGGPPCQAFSTAGKRESLGDPRGSLFMEFAHVIRTVRPRFFVMENVKGLTSASITKPPKGKKKSDYTEDEKPGSAFKIVRQTLEGLGYKIVFGVLDAAHFGVPQFRERLIIIGSRDHEDIFLPAPTHFQRHQDPDYRWMTLGQAIRDIEDEPGICGSFSKDRVDILKHVPMGGNWRSLPVELQLKAMGGAYKSGGGKTGFFRRLDYNQPSPTLLTSPVQKATLLCHPTKDRPLSVREYARIQQFPDGWTIEGTADDIYRQIGNAVPVGLGKAIGQVLLSVAEGSATVETKRLRGTSVHKTLNEVAVTKELEIAKA is encoded by the coding sequence ATGAGCTATCCAACAATATCACTGTTCTCTGGAGCCATGGGACTAGATTTAGGTCTGGAATCAGCAGGCTTAGAGATAAGAGTTGCACAGGATTATGATAAGTGGTGTGAGAAAACTGCAATTGCAAATAACAAAAATTTTGTTTTTGGTGATATAAAAGAATTGATACAAGAAGACCCGAGTTGTTCGTTTCTTCTAAGAAAGGCTGATCTAAGAGCAGAAGAAGTTTTTGCAGTTGTAGGAGGCCCCCCTTGCCAAGCGTTTTCCACTGCTGGGAAGCGGGAGAGCTTAGGTGATCCACGCGGTTCTTTGTTTATGGAATTCGCTCACGTTATTAGAACAGTCCGTCCTAGGTTTTTTGTAATGGAGAATGTAAAAGGACTTACATCCGCATCAATAACAAAACCACCTAAGGGAAAGAAAAAAAGCGATTATACTGAAGATGAAAAACCGGGTTCAGCATTTAAGATAGTAAGGCAGACGTTGGAGGGGTTGGGATATAAAATTGTATTTGGTGTCTTAGATGCTGCTCATTTTGGTGTTCCGCAATTCCGTGAACGTTTAATTATTATTGGTTCGAGAGATCACGAAGATATTTTTTTACCTGCTCCAACACATTTTCAGAGACATCAAGACCCTGACTACAGATGGATGACATTAGGGCAGGCAATTAGAGATATTGAAGATGAGCCTGGAATATGCGGATCGTTCTCTAAAGATCGGGTAGATATTTTAAAGCATGTCCCAATGGGAGGGAATTGGCGTTCATTGCCGGTAGAACTGCAATTGAAAGCAATGGGTGGGGCATATAAGAGCGGTGGTGGGAAAACAGGATTTTTCAGGAGGCTGGACTACAATCAACCTTCACCAACACTACTTACAAGCCCTGTTCAAAAAGCAACATTGCTTTGTCATCCCACAAAAGATAGACCCCTGAGTGTTCGGGAGTACGCTCGTATTCAGCAATTTCCTGATGGCTGGACTATTGAAGGAACTGCAGATGATATTTATCGCCAAATAGGCAATGCGGTGCCTGTTGGGCTTGGAAAAGCAATAGGACAGGTACTATTATCTGTTGCTGAAGGGTCAGCAACAGTTGAAACCAAACGTCTACGGGGGACGAGTGTTCATAAAACTTTAAATGAAGTTGCAGTTACCAAAGAACTTGAGATTGCCAAAGCTTAA
- a CDS encoding DNA primase family protein codes for MNNNYGKYRFEGLDNNTTSYEDRLDFDTEETLFSEDNEYSLEVQQRFIDQESEIESGIVESSCISEVVSSKNRLEMVNASSSFVAKYVKIEYIIYLQILDRYIIKSSNNDIYIYTEEFGYHKRLSDNELIVLIRSSMDEEQDRQISRYKLEEIIFLLKSCPDIQLDINAFDSQKNMINFRNGVLDLVQRVLIPHHPQYLFTSFIDSEYYDSNTYTGASLRNENFLSFLDFSTEEDAKKEATLQEMTGYILSNYTNAKKFFVLMGKPHSGKSVWLSILQNLIGKEHTTAMTLKQLSENRFMQARLAHSKLNISPEMNEDGPLKGTEFIKAITGGDLITADRKGQVSIEFYGKTKLIAAGNHMPKLNKRDATHAFTDRILFILFNHSVPESMRDKSLLDKILFERDYIVSWAIEGLYRLIENNFIFTESDESTQFKQQYVEEMNSVTQFVKDCCLIDLSNSDIKAHRRDLLPAYEEFCKANQIPILSKEELWREISSLGVKPGKFRINGSVPLLGFRGILLQKSF; via the coding sequence ATGAATAATAACTATGGAAAATATCGATTTGAAGGGCTTGATAATAATACAACGTCTTACGAGGACAGACTCGATTTCGATACTGAGGAAACACTATTTTCAGAAGATAATGAGTACTCTTTAGAAGTTCAACAAAGGTTTATAGATCAGGAATCCGAGATAGAATCTGGTATCGTAGAATCAAGCTGTATTAGTGAGGTGGTTAGTAGTAAAAACAGACTTGAAATGGTTAATGCGTCTTCAAGTTTTGTTGCAAAATATGTAAAAATTGAATATATCATATATCTTCAAATATTGGATAGATACATTATAAAAAGTTCAAATAATGATATATATATTTACACGGAAGAATTTGGTTACCACAAAAGGTTGTCCGATAATGAATTGATAGTCCTTATACGAAGTAGCATGGATGAAGAACAAGATAGGCAAATAAGTCGCTATAAATTAGAGGAAATAATCTTTCTTCTAAAGAGCTGCCCAGACATACAACTTGATATAAATGCATTCGATAGTCAAAAAAATATGATTAATTTCCGGAATGGTGTTCTTGATCTTGTACAAAGAGTATTAATTCCTCATCATCCTCAATACTTATTCACCAGCTTTATAGATTCCGAATACTACGATTCTAATACGTACACCGGGGCTAGTTTAAGAAATGAGAACTTTTTAAGTTTTTTAGATTTTTCTACGGAGGAGGATGCAAAAAAGGAAGCAACACTTCAAGAAATGACGGGCTACATTTTAAGCAACTACACAAATGCAAAGAAGTTTTTTGTCTTAATGGGTAAGCCACACAGTGGGAAAAGTGTTTGGTTGAGCATCCTTCAGAACTTAATAGGTAAAGAACACACCACCGCAATGACATTAAAACAATTATCTGAAAATAGATTCATGCAGGCACGACTTGCACATTCCAAATTAAATATCTCACCGGAAATGAATGAGGACGGTCCTTTGAAAGGCACAGAATTTATTAAGGCTATTACGGGTGGGGATTTAATTACAGCTGACCGTAAAGGCCAGGTTTCAATTGAATTTTATGGAAAAACCAAGCTGATAGCAGCTGGTAATCATATGCCTAAATTAAATAAGCGTGATGCTACACATGCGTTTACTGATCGGATTTTATTTATTCTATTTAATCACTCAGTGCCAGAGAGCATGAGAGATAAATCACTCCTAGATAAGATTTTATTTGAACGGGATTACATTGTATCTTGGGCTATAGAAGGTCTCTACAGACTAATAGAAAATAACTTCATATTTACAGAAAGTGATGAGTCAACTCAATTTAAACAGCAATATGTGGAGGAAATGAATAGTGTGACTCAGTTCGTTAAGGATTGTTGTTTAATTGATTTAAGCAACAGCGATATTAAGGCTCATAGAAGAGACTTACTACCTGCATATGAAGAGTTCTGCAAAGCTAACCAAATCCCAATATTGTCCAAAGAGGAGTTGTGGAGGGAAATTAGCAGTTTGGGAGTAAAGCCAGGAAAATTTAGAATAAATGGTTCGGTACCTTTATTGGGATTTAGAGGAATTCTTTTGCAAAAGAGTTTCTAG
- a CDS encoding TdeIII family type II restriction endonuclease, with amino-acid sequence MDAETRLQVKNHITIAMNKKIHDMTIGNPFSEDAILTTNPFGARIVPVEVWKGSKFERSFVTTLGQGIFEQIGRIIAQGTGAYAENQHTSVLTLNTFQTQTIEQIVERQGKDKGKNKVAPNVNNEIKKIQELSIDSTVPVSVISDLYVRRLDGHEEFYSFKTVKPNKDQSAIAKKSLLYLKVAKPMCDAYFGLPYNPAGEGNSYGSQSHKIPYKYFDMDDDKFVLVGSDLWNRIGQDEGTYNELLEIFDEVGEVTRKRIKAEYF; translated from the coding sequence ATGGATGCAGAGACTCGCTTGCAGGTTAAGAACCACATTACTATTGCAATGAATAAGAAAATACATGACATGACTATAGGCAATCCTTTCAGTGAAGATGCCATCCTTACAACAAACCCTTTCGGTGCTCGTATCGTACCTGTTGAGGTTTGGAAGGGGAGTAAGTTTGAGCGTTCCTTTGTTACAACGCTCGGTCAAGGTATTTTTGAACAAATCGGAAGGATCATAGCTCAGGGAACAGGCGCATACGCTGAAAATCAGCATACAAGTGTTCTTACTTTAAATACTTTCCAAACTCAAACAATCGAGCAGATAGTTGAGCGACAAGGTAAAGATAAAGGTAAAAATAAGGTTGCTCCGAATGTAAATAATGAAATCAAAAAGATTCAAGAACTGTCCATTGATTCTACTGTTCCGGTGTCTGTAATCAGTGATCTTTATGTCAGGAGGTTGGATGGGCATGAGGAGTTCTATTCTTTTAAGACTGTCAAGCCCAACAAGGATCAATCTGCAATTGCGAAGAAGAGTCTCTTATATTTAAAAGTAGCAAAGCCTATGTGTGATGCTTACTTTGGATTGCCGTATAACCCTGCTGGGGAAGGTAATTCATACGGGTCGCAATCTCATAAAATTCCATATAAATATTTTGATATGGATGATGACAAATTTGTCTTGGTTGGTTCCGACTTATGGAATCGTATCGGACAAGATGAGGGCACTTATAATGAGCTGTTAGAAATTTTTGATGAAGTTGGTGAAGTCACCCGCAAGAGAATTAAAGCTGAGTATTTTTAA
- a CDS encoding site-specific integrase codes for MAGSIQKIGKKFRVTKELGKDQNGKRQREYVYASTESEAKKLLAEFEYNQQRNLLVQTSEITVLEFFEHWLDNYVKYNCEKTTEYGYRNIIFKHIAPYLGHIPLQKLQPSHIQQYYKYLMDEKGLSPNTVHKHHANIRKALDYGLKQQFLYRNVADAVSLPRRRKFEGHSYTKEQLVLLLEKVKETKLELPVTLSIYLGLRREEICGLKWKSIDFNNCTLQIQEVRTSAGKDVVVKAPKTEKSKRTLFLNNEVIEVLQKTLEQQRSFKQTLGKDYIDSEYVFTRDDGKPYRVNSITERFNEFIQRNNFPKARLHDLRHSFASVLYEEGVDLLAISQALGHSDISTTSRIYTHRFDKTHKSTVSAMSNALRKE; via the coding sequence ATGGCTGGAAGTATTCAAAAAATAGGAAAAAAATTTAGAGTTACCAAAGAATTAGGTAAGGATCAGAATGGAAAACGGCAGAGAGAGTATGTGTACGCTTCAACAGAATCTGAAGCAAAGAAGCTGCTAGCCGAATTTGAGTATAATCAACAACGTAACCTGTTGGTTCAAACAAGTGAGATTACAGTATTAGAGTTTTTTGAACACTGGTTAGATAACTACGTAAAATACAATTGTGAAAAAACTACTGAATATGGATATCGAAATATAATATTCAAGCATATTGCACCTTATCTTGGGCATATTCCGCTACAGAAGCTACAACCAAGTCATATACAGCAGTACTATAAGTATTTGATGGATGAGAAAGGACTTTCGCCCAATACAGTGCATAAACATCATGCCAATATACGAAAAGCATTAGATTATGGCTTGAAGCAACAGTTTCTTTACAGGAATGTGGCTGATGCAGTTTCATTGCCTAGAAGAAGAAAATTTGAAGGCCACTCATACACCAAAGAACAGCTTGTTTTACTCTTAGAAAAGGTGAAGGAAACAAAGCTCGAGTTACCTGTAACACTTTCAATTTATTTAGGACTACGGCGGGAGGAGATATGTGGTTTGAAATGGAAATCAATCGATTTTAATAATTGTACTCTACAGATTCAAGAGGTCAGAACGAGTGCCGGTAAGGATGTAGTCGTAAAGGCTCCGAAAACTGAAAAGAGCAAAAGAACGTTATTCTTAAATAATGAAGTAATTGAAGTTCTACAGAAAACTTTAGAGCAACAGAGAAGCTTTAAGCAAACCCTCGGAAAAGATTATATAGACAGTGAGTATGTGTTTACACGTGATGATGGTAAACCGTACAGAGTGAATTCTATTACAGAAAGATTCAATGAATTTATCCAAAGGAACAATTTTCCTAAAGCCAGATTACACGATTTAAGGCACTCATTTGCCAGCGTCTTGTACGAAGAGGGAGTAGATCTCTTAGCAATATCTCAGGCATTAGGACATAGTGATATTTCTACAACAAGTAGAATATATACCCATCGTTTTGATAAAACGCACAAGAGTACTGTCAGTGCTATGAGTAATGCTTTGAGAAAGGAATAA
- the smpB gene encoding SsrA-binding protein SmpB encodes MGKKTTEGKVLAQNKKASHDYFIEDTYEAGMVLTGTEIKSLRAARANISDAFATIRNGEIHVHNMHISPFEQGNRSNPEDPTRARKLLMHKSQINKLLGQSKQEGYTIVPLKVYVRNGYAKLLLGLGKGKKQFDKRETAAKKDAQRDIQRALKERQKVAR; translated from the coding sequence ATGGGTAAGAAAACGACAGAAGGCAAAGTTTTGGCCCAGAACAAGAAAGCTTCCCATGACTACTTCATCGAAGATACGTATGAGGCGGGCATGGTGCTGACGGGAACGGAGATCAAATCGCTGCGGGCGGCGCGGGCGAACATTAGTGACGCTTTTGCGACGATTCGGAACGGTGAAATTCACGTCCACAACATGCATATCAGTCCTTTTGAACAGGGCAACCGCAGTAATCCGGAAGATCCGACGCGCGCGCGCAAGCTGCTGATGCACAAATCGCAGATCAACAAGCTGCTCGGACAGTCGAAACAGGAAGGCTATACAATTGTGCCGCTAAAGGTTTATGTGCGGAACGGTTACGCCAAGCTGCTGCTGGGTCTTGGTAAAGGTAAGAAGCAGTTCGACAAACGCGAAACAGCAGCCAAGAAAGACGCTCAGCGCGATATTCAGCGTGCTTTGAAGGAACGTCAGAAGGTTGCACGGTAA
- a CDS encoding helix-turn-helix domain-containing protein, with the protein MTKDNQQVCYTINDLAAILPLGRNSLYKLVNRSDFPKIRVGRKLLIPITSFKAWLEQNQNGVN; encoded by the coding sequence ATGACCAAAGACAACCAGCAGGTGTGTTACACAATTAATGATTTAGCAGCAATTCTTCCCCTAGGGAGAAACTCCCTTTACAAGCTGGTGAACAGAAGTGATTTCCCAAAAATAAGGGTCGGCAGAAAGCTACTAATTCCTATTACTTCTTTTAAAGCTTGGTTGGAGCAGAATCAGAACGGAGTTAATTAA